A window of the Oryza brachyantha chromosome 5, ObraRS2, whole genome shotgun sequence genome harbors these coding sequences:
- the LOC121054549 gene encoding protein RADIALIS-like 3, translated as MASAAAGSSKQQQQVTTMLPSSRGGGWTQRQNKQFECALAVYDRETPDRWHNVARYMGGAKSADEVRRHFEQLVEDVARIESGRVPFPRYAAAGLDDGRSRYLKFQ; from the exons atggcgtcggcggcggccgggtcgtcgaagcagcagcagcaggtgacGACGATGCTGCCGTCGtctcgcggcggcgggtggacGCAGCGGCAGAACAAGCAGTTCGAGTGCGCGCTGGCGGTGTACGACAGGGAGACGCCGGACCGGTGGCACAACGTGGCCCGCTACATGGGCGGCGCCAAGTCCGCCGACGAGGTGCGCCGCCACTTCGAGCAGCTCGTCGAGGACGTCGCCCGCATCGAGTCCGGCCGCGTCCCCTTCCCTcgctacgccgccgccggcctcgacGACGGAAG ATCTAGGTACCTGAAGTTTCAGTGA